The Aedes albopictus strain Foshan chromosome 2, AalbF5, whole genome shotgun sequence region TGATGTTAACACTGTATTAATGAATTCTTTAATTACATACGTTTGTAGAGTTTAAATATTGGATTCCTAAGTAGCTCATTAGTAGTCGTGCGTGAATTAAAGCTGAATTTAGGGTACATTTTGCCTGAAATGAAAACATTATACAACTCACCTTAACCTTGAATCATATGAACACCTGTAGATTTCCCGTTAATTGATGATCGGATTGTCCTTCGCGGTAGATTGTCCGCAGTTGGCAGTAAAACACAAAAATTGTAAGAAGCCCCTCATACTTACCCAAATACATTATTAATGATTTACTTAATAAATTACAGCCTTGTAGCTGCTTAATAGCAACTCACAACGGTGTTTTTTCTGAAATTGGGAacatcgaccctattcccttaccttccctttccctatcccaacccttattcctcccttcgctctccctcaggtaaatgatgaataggctcgtattcatgacgatggcacaaatttcccaaatggaggagaacgtgcctctggagccgacatactgatacctgataccttatACCTGATGACATCAAGAAAGCGCCCTAAATAAGGGTAGCGAATAAGGGTAGCGaaagaaaaataagttttatgCATCCCATTTACTTGAAGTTTAAAAAGAAAACTCGGAGCAATGATTACTCATCTTCATCAAATGTTTCGTGTCTTTCAGTTGAACTCGATCTTGGAAGTGCGAATGAATTTTTGGCCACAATGGAAATTTGGTGTGCACGATCAAAAATAAGCAACTACCTCAACTGGGGTTTACACACAGATGATACATTTATTTCAAAAGGTTGAATTAGCTTGTTCAATAACATTAAACCAATTTGCATGCGTTATTGCAATTCTAATTTGTAGCACTTGGTTGCCATTTCCACAGAATCAATCATGATTACTCACGCAAACTGGAAATTAATGCGCTCAAGTTTATATTGCGACCTCAATTTAGTAATTGGTTAGTTGCTCCAGTTGTGCACAATGAACTTGAAAATATTCTGCGCCCTTGTACTCCAGCTTCTGCTAGGCGTACAAGTGTGCTTGAGCCTCTATAAAATGTTTCTGGAGTTCGATCGTTATGAAATCGAGTATAGCGTGATCGGAGACTTCTCCAAAGTTCGCGTTCGGAAATTCAATCGGACAACTCCGGTCATCAACGGGTCATACGATCTGGCAGTTGATTTGGACGACAACTACGAGGTTTGTAAGCAGTTTCATTTGGTTAGCACCGTTTAGTACGGTTCAATTTTGGTTTAAGGCCAAAACGAAAATAAACATATCTGGTTTTATTCCTCTTCTTACAGATAGGAATCACCTGTTCCCGAAGCGAACTGGGCAACAACCAGTACAATCTGTTTCCGATGAAGCTGACCACTATGCCGGTTTGCGATTTTATCAATGCTTACGGTCCAGACTACCAGTGGATCTGGGAGAACAAATCAAACTTCATCTATGTGGGTCCCGAAGGGGTCTGTCCCTGGCCAAAAGGCACCTACTGGGTGAAAGATCTGGCGCTGGATGCGTCACTGCTACCTCCGGTTATTCCAAACGGATATTATCGGTGCTATTTGGATGTGAATCTGGCGGCCACCAAGGAACTTGTTCACCATCAGGCGTACTATTCCAGAATCTACCGAGAGTTGACCAAAAATTGAAGATAATCTGATTGCTTATTACCGACTGTAGGCTTGAACGGATATGGGGATTCTCTCGGCTTTCGCTGCTGTCACCGATTGCAAAAGCCGAGAGAATCCCCATATCCGTTGAAGAGAATTTCGATGAATATATGTACGCGGTGAAAGTTAACATACACCAAACATTTTTATCTCAAGTGTTGAATTATAAGCTTGAATTTGATTGATCGCCCGTAGTTGCTGCTCAAGAATGCCATCACATCAGCTTAATTGACAAAGGATCCAATGAAATAACAGCTACTCTCTCCTCGATCCACTAAACATATTCCCACGTCTTTCCGGAAgaaccaagaaggcattgcttcagagaggggctagtgcacatggcACCCTCAAAGTTAGATGCGTGGCTGCGTGGCctacagcaacgaacatcgaccaaccagatctgacctgctgaaggcaagggtatcactaccctttaggcactatcagctgcaccagaaggttgctgacagtagggtttTCACATGTCCAGGCCCTTATCGGGAccgctttccaaccgcgggctgaGATCTAACCCAactcagacaaccagtaatcgtataagatgttgcataagatgctaaagtggaggccatatgcgtgcatgcctctatctaggcgcatgtaaaatgtacgcacatcgcctccactttaatatCTTATTCAACACCTTATACgaacactggttgactgggaagacTACAATCTACCAGGATGTTTttcccgcggccacttaatctctctaagggtcgatttcgaccgcagggcaccggtatggccTACGTAGCCGACTCTGAACCCATGgacctcttgtatagcgtctgcactagccattctccgagtccacgcgccacctcctctgttgcTCCAAGACTATAACCCAcaaccgttgaaacggcattccagccaaactcatccctacacatccgtcgtttcctctaaaccagcataaaccagacattcgggagaacccgcatgatcGAAACTGTgtcgatactgtcggaagcagctATAGTCTGAAAGAACCtgggtcaggtggaatgttacttcctcctggcgcctattaatccaactatataCCCTCagtacagggcccatatagccgaggcggtaaacgcatgggtattgagcatgaccatgctgagggtgacgggttcgattcccggtcggtccaggatcttttcgtaaaggaaatttccttgacttccttgggcatagagtatcttcgtgcctgccacacgatatatgcatgcaaaatggtcattggcagaggaagctctcagttaataactgtggaagtgctcatagaacactaagctgagaagcaggctttgtcccagtgaggacgttacgccaagaagaggaagagagAGGATACCCtcagtatcaacctatgggtccaccttcctttgatggaactgttgccatttgaccatggaggctatcctggcagtcttgcgtatgcctgtTGTGCAGCGCATTTCACTTCCTTGAAAAGAATACCAATAGTCACTATACCAGTGATGACCCAgagtgcatcgtgtgacacggtacggtacgcgctcgcaattcTCAGGCACATTacgttccagcttaccacggtaccTTTGATAGTAAGCGCCGTGCCTCACGCTGGGCTGCCATACCTTAgtgtggacgtagcaacactacccagatgcttgcgcttactggcgtacaccacagaactattggacatcatccgagaTAGTGCCACTattgctgtggaggctcttttacagacgtgattaacgtggctaccgaaggtaagcataTCGTtgatcatcacacccaagtgtttggcggagcgcttcgaagtgatagtgtaATCGCCCTACACTGATCACAGCTTGctgctccacttcttcgatcgattcatcgCAGACCTCCTGCGTAATGTCGTTAGCAAAGCCGACAATCTACACTCCCACCGGAAACTCTAacatcaacacctcgtcgtacatggcatttcataacaccggacccaggatggatccTCCTGACTCCTAACTCCTGAgaatatgtgaaagcacttccgacccacctctgtgtcgtaaactactactggattctggaagtaacttccgataattttgtacaggtacccgggtatccccagacgcaggagcacaGCGGCAATAACTGgccaactgacgctattgaacgcgttccttacatccagagtcactactgaacagtagcgaatccccctacTCTTACGCTGAAGCGCTATCTCAA contains the following coding sequences:
- the LOC115265698 gene encoding uncharacterized protein LOC115265698, producing the protein MNLKIFCALVLQLLLGVQVCLSLYKMFLEFDRYEIEYSVIGDFSKVRVRKFNRTTPVINGSYDLAVDLDDNYEIGITCSRSELGNNQYNLFPMKLTTMPVCDFINAYGPDYQWIWENKSNFIYVGPEGVCPWPKGTYWVKDLALDASLLPPVIPNGYYRCYLDVNLAATKELVHHQAYYSRIYRELTKN